The sequence below is a genomic window from Hippocampus zosterae strain Florida chromosome 7, ASM2543408v3, whole genome shotgun sequence.
GCGACCTCACGTTGGCCGTTTTTGGTACAATTTACATCATGCCGGAACGTTTTCGCGATTGAAGAGTGCAAAGCCCCGCCCTCCTATCGTATGGCCATAATGCAGGAAGGAGTAATTACACTACGTGTCATAAAAATGTGTgcgtcattttttatttctgaCATTAATTGCTCATCaaagctgtcaaaaaaaaaaataaataaaaaatgacaatgagaaGTATGAATCCAACACAAAAGTGGACCCTTTTTAATGTAACTTTAGATTAAAAACATAACATTGAAAAGAGGGCCAGAAGCTGAGCAGCGTTGAGGACAGATTGAAGCGAGGAGGAAGACAACTGAATCCAACGTCAAATGtagcatttaattttttttcattttttttaggttcGATTAGAATCTGTTTGCCAGGAATCGTTCCCGATGACATTTCAAAGTATTCTCGGAACAAGCGCTGTTGTATGCTGCGTTTGCCGCGTGGTTGTTCATCATCATCTCCTCGATAATTTGAGAAATGTTAAGAAAATGTGTCACGGTTTATTTTGGGggttattttttcattcattcattcatcttcctaaccgcttgatcctcactagggtggcggggggtgctggagcctatcccagctgtctccgggcagtaggcgggggacaccctgaatcggttgccaaccaatcgcagggcacacagagacgaacaaccattcgcactcacgctcacacctagggacaatttagagtgttcaaacagcctgccatgcagatttttggaatgtgggaggaaaccggagcacccggagaaaacccacgcaagcccggggagaacatgcaaactccacacagggaggccggagctggaatcgaacccggtacctctgcactgtgaagccgacgtgctaaccactggactactgggccgccggggttattttttatttttcttattttcaatTGCCAACCgaaaatgaaaagaaggaaCGACGCACGGCTTCTTGTGCGCCGCGGTGACAATTTTGACAGTCGCGACACTGTTGGGCAATCTAGTGCAACGGGCAGTGCCCCGAACGGGCTCGGCATGTCCCGAGTCACTGCTTGTCGAACTCTTTGACAAAGATCAGGTGGTCCTCGGGGGATTTGCCGTGCGTCTTGCAGAGGTGCAGTTTGATGGCGTGCTTGGTCACGAAGCTGCGACTGCACAGTTTGCACTGATTCAGCgagccgtcgtcgtcgtcgtgttcGGTGAACTCCGAGCGGCCCAGAGTCTTTCCGTCCATCCTGCCGACCACCTGCCGCTCGAGGAAATCGATGGAGAGCTTGGCGAGGTCCTGCAGGGTGAACCCCAAATGGGACTCTAAGTGGCGGATGTAGGAGGAAGGAGTTCTGAACTGGGAGGCGCAGTCGCCGCAGAGAAACAGCGGCTGGCCCGAGTCCATGTTCTTGAGGAACTTGGTGCTGCCCGTCCGCTTTAGCTGGTACTTCACATTGGCCAGCCAATGTGAGATGGTGGTCATGGAGAGACCGGTGAATTTGCAGATATGCACCCGCTCCTGGGGGCCCAGGTCGCTGATGACAAACTTGCCCTCGGCGGTCTCCCGCAGGCTGGAGGCAAACTGCGCCTGAAGGATGAGGAGGTGCTGCGGGTTCCAGTTGGACTGCCGGCCTTTCCTCCTCTGGATGGGAGACAGTTCCTCCAGACTGTCTTCGAAGGCCCCCCCGTCGACGTCGGACTTGTCCGAGACGGAGGACGGCGTGGTGGACTTGGGCGTCAAGCGGCCCGTCAGATTCTTCACCATGTCCGAGATGTCCATTAAAGCGTTCTCTCGGAGGGGCGGCGACGATGACCGGGACGCGTTTTTGGAGACCGGTTGTTGGTTTGATGGGGTACAGTTCATCGGGGGTCCGCTTGCGCTCCTGGATTTGGTCAAATCCATGGGCTGGTCGTCGTTCTGGTACTCGGCGGCCGGCTCGGCCGGCTTGGCGAGAGCCGACTTGCCGTTGAGCTTGTAGAGCGAAGCGAAGGGGTCGGCGAAGGGCGTGGTCACCTTGGCGGCTTTGCCCAAGTGGGCGTTCATGATGGACTGCAGGGCACTGAGGGGGTTGACGAGGGGCTGCTCTGGGGAGTGCTCGGTAATGATACTCAGGTTGCCGACGCCGTCATCGACAAGCTTTTTGGGCGACGTCGCTTCTTCCTTGATCTGCGCACTTTTTCGACTTTCGGTGCTTTGCGACTCCGTTTTGTCATGGGCAGAATTTTCTGGATTGGGTGAAACGCGTTTCTCTTTACAGTACGGGGACGGCGACTTGGCAAAGGCGCCCTTCTCTTCCTTTTCACTCTTGACCACGCTTTTCCCGGTGACCTTCTCCACCAGCTTCTCCATGGCCTGCACGTTGTTCTTGCGGCTCGGCGACGCCCTGGGGCTAGCGGGCGCCAAGTCCGAGGACGGCGCCTTGAGCGAGTTGCTGCTGAATAAAGGCTGAACCTGCGCGCAAGAAGGCAGGGTGGACTTGAGGCAGCTCTGGAGCTGGTAGGCGGCGTGGATGCTGGGATAGCCGCCCCACGTCGGGGTGCCCGTCTGGGCCTTGCTGATTGCGCTTGAAACCGTGTTTGCCAAAGATTTCAAGATGTCCAGTCCCCCTTTGGGCACCTCCTCCAGGTCTTCTTCTCGGAGATACTGGTATGACTTTGCCTTCTCTGGCTTATCCGACTTCTCGGGCGGATCTTcgttctcctctttcattttgtGATCTGGTTCCACTGGCATTTCAGTCTCTTCCTCCGCCTCCTCATCCACCCCCTCCCTATTGTCCTCCTCGGGGTCGAGCGGCTGCGAAGGGGAGTCCGCTCGCAACTTGCCGTTGGGAGCCGGGAGCTTGGTGGTCGTCGGAGGCAAAGGAATGGACTGAAATTTTTCCTCGCCGGCAGGATCAAAGACAAGCTGCTTGCCCTTTTTCGAGGCCGAGTTGGTGACTTTGAGAAAGTGGCCCGTGACCATCATATGCGCCGTCAGCTGCTGCAAGGTGTCGTGGGAACTGCCGCACTCCATGCATTTGAGAATCTGCGCCTTGCGCGCCTCAAACTGCCACGTGTAACTGGCCCCGTTCTGGTAACCGTATCGGTTGTTGGGCGTGACGTACGGATTGGTCAGCCTCTGGTCTTTGGGGGTGTCGCCGAGCGCAACGTTGGAGGACACCGAGTCGGGGGAGCTGGGGGACATCAAGTCTTGAAAGGATCTTTTTTTGGTCGGC
It includes:
- the LOC127603745 gene encoding teashirt homolog 1-like — protein: MPRRKQQAPRRSSAYGPEDEFGSDKADEEEPLQDDGLSLDGQDTDYLFNDDEDARDRFSCQNSPLSNGTNPDAGYASPLSVASDRLPEPKAPPSVNDVRQKPEDKPEESAESLDGLTLQDSLAKMKAAYSNLISDASWSSIALNVPKGQRDDDVASGKNNKSEHKESNGIPNHHGPKSRLSGTCASTHTTTGGSVTSRTAPNNAAVNSGLAYDWHQAALAKTFQHTPYQLLPEPSLFSTVQLYRQNNKLYGPVFTGASKFRCKDCSAAYDTLVGLTIHMNETGHYRDDNKDTEDDRGKKWSKPRKRSLLEMEGKEDAQKVLKCMYCGHSFESLQDLSVHMIKTKHYQKVPLKEPMPALASKLVPPTKKRSFQDLMSPSSPDSVSSNVALGDTPKDQRLTNPYVTPNNRYGYQNGASYTWQFEARKAQILKCMECGSSHDTLQQLTAHMMVTGHFLKVTNSASKKGKQLVFDPAGEEKFQSIPLPPTTTKLPAPNGKLRADSPSQPLDPEEDNREGVDEEAEEETEMPVEPDHKMKEENEDPPEKSDKPEKAKSYQYLREEDLEEVPKGGLDILKSLANTVSSAISKAQTGTPTWGGYPSIHAAYQLQSCLKSTLPSCAQVQPLFSSNSLKAPSSDLAPASPRASPSRKNNVQAMEKLVEKVTGKSVVKSEKEEKGAFAKSPSPYCKEKRVSPNPENSAHDKTESQSTESRKSAQIKEEATSPKKLVDDGVGNLSIITEHSPEQPLVNPLSALQSIMNAHLGKAAKVTTPFADPFASLYKLNGKSALAKPAEPAAEYQNDDQPMDLTKSRSASGPPMNCTPSNQQPVSKNASRSSSPPLRENALMDISDMVKNLTGRLTPKSTTPSSVSDKSDVDGGAFEDSLEELSPIQRRKGRQSNWNPQHLLILQAQFASSLRETAEGKFVISDLGPQERVHICKFTGLSMTTISHWLANVKYQLKRTGSTKFLKNMDSGQPLFLCGDCASQFRTPSSYIRHLESHLGFTLQDLAKLSIDFLERQVVGRMDGKTLGRSEFTEHDDDDGSLNQCKLCSRSFVTKHAIKLHLCKTHGKSPEDHLIFVKEFDKQ